ATATCAGCCCTTATGCAGAACATGGCAAAAAAAGTGAGCAAGTAAAAAAAATTACAGTATCCATTCCCATTAAAGTACTGGAAATTTTGACGAATGAACGCACTCGCCGCCAATTAAAAAGTTTACGTCACGCAACTAACAGTGAATTGCTTTGTGAAGCGTTCTTGCATGCATTCACAGGACAGCCTTTACCCACCG
The nucleotide sequence above comes from Haemophilus influenzae. Encoded proteins:
- the metJ gene encoding met regulon transcriptional regulator MetJ, encoding MANWDGKYISPYAEHGKKSEQVKKITVSIPIKVLEILTNERTRRQLKSLRHATNSELLCEAFLHAFTGQPLPTDADLMKERNDEIPEDAKVLMRELGVDPESWEY